From the genome of Ovis aries strain OAR_USU_Benz2616 breed Rambouillet chromosome 5, ARS-UI_Ramb_v3.0, whole genome shotgun sequence:
CATTACTGATATGCCCAACAACTTGATTGAAACTCAAAGTGCCATAATGAGAGAAGCAATCAAGATTAAAAAAACTCATACATTATATTAAACTTTGAATAAGTTTGAAAAGAAGTCAATTTATAAATTGAGCAGGAACATAATATTGGGGAGATAATACAATGACATTTAATTCTATTGCCAGTTTCATAGgacaaatatgataaaatattggcaatttcataGGATTCAACCCAAAAGAATAATTTCAAAGAAAGTTAGTACAGGTTAAGGCTAGTGTTTGTACTGGAAGAGGAGAGTGTGTTGTGACTGTGAAACACTTCAGGTAATGACATTGCTCTATTTTTAACCCTTACATATAGGTTCATATCATGTTCTTATCTATTCTTTCAAAACTACAGATAAATCTTATGCACTACTTAGCATATACTATATTTAAGAAGTTGGGAAAAGGCCTACTATCTTCATAATTCTAAACACATTCTCCCATGTTGTTTAACATTGAAGAAGTCAAACATCTCAGATTTCAGAGGTCATCAGAATTTCATAGTGcttattaaaaatgttcattcaatgtaaaagttttaaaaattctttcaacttttaaataaaaatgggtCATACTTTTGGAAAAATATCAAACAGAGTTATGGGTGTAAAAATGAATGCAGGTTTTCCACAAATCTCCTCCAGAGGTTCAAAGTCCGTAGTTCTTGCTGGAGGTCAGAGAAGTCTTAGTTAGTACAAAGGTCTCAGatgatctgtttctttttatattaaaagatggtaaacagtctacctgcaatgaggagacccaggtttgatccttgggaggggaagatcctcaggagaaggaaatggcaacccactccagtattcttgcctgaaaatcccatgcacggaggagcctggcaggctataatctatggggtcgcaaacagttggacacaactgagcaactaacattttcacactttcgttcatttatttttggctgtgctgggtcttcatggttgcgcgtggactttctctagttgcagtgagcgggggctaccctctagttgcggtgcaccggcttcttattgcagtggcttctgttgtggaGCGTGGGTTCTAGGGCATGGGCTCAGTATAAGTGTGGTGCAGCGGCTTAGTTACCTctaagcatgtgggattttcctgggtttgaacccatgtctcctgcattgtcaggtggattcttaaccgttggaccactggggaagtccctgaaacTATTTCTGCATCTGTTCTGTGGGGAAGCTCTACTTGCGGGTCAGCCAGGGAGCTGTTCCCCGGTTATGGTGCTGAAAATAAAACAACCCCTCAACCACCAATGAGGACAAGAACAGAAGGTTCCACAGTCACTACTTCAGCTCTCCTTTGAGATCTCCATTGTTTCACCTGCATCCTCACAGAGATAATTCTAACTTATGGCCCTTCTTTTTTATGCTCATAGGAAAAGTAATGTTCCTGTCCTTATCAAATTCCCCCCTTTCCCCCCTCTTGTCTTTAACGCAACATCTCCATTTCAAAAGAATATAGTTTTCCATAGAATAAATTTCCTCATAAAGACACATTAAAACGCTTTGCgttggacttcactggtggtacagtggataagaatccccctgctgggctctgtatcaacctagaggggtgggatggggagggagatgagagggaagttcaagagggcgggacatatgtatacctatggctgattcatgttgaggtttgacagaaaacaacaaaattctataaagcaattatccttcagttaaaaataaattaatttaaaaaagagtccTCTtgacaatgcagaggacatgggttcgatatctggtctgggaaggttccatgtgccatggagctactaagcctgtgtaccacactACTGAGGTCATGTAtcacaactaatgagcctgtgCTTTAGGGCCAGAAAggcaaaactactgagcccatatgctgcaactcctgaagcctagaacctgtgctcctcagcaagagaaaccaccacaataagaagTCCTAGCAtcacaatgaagagcagcccccgctgGCTGCAACCAGAGCAAGCCTGTGCAAAGCAAAGAAGACCCTGtgcagtaaaaaataaacaaatataattgaaatagaaaaagaagttttGCATTAAGATCCCCAAGACTGCACCCAGTCCTCTATGACATCAATGATAcaattcattttaatgttttttttttcagaagtacAGCAATATAAGATGACTGAGGAGAGAACTGAAAACTCAGACATATTCTTATAAATAGGCCAATGACAAAGCTCAAAGCAAATAAGATGCTAGAAGATCATCAATAATTACCCTGACTACCTGAACAcaacttattttatttcattatgcaGACTAGAAAAAGCAGCTGATAAACATAACATGAAAGAAAACTAATCTTGTTGCTGAGGCAAGTGATAAAAATATGTGAGAACATTAAGTTTACAAAACTGGTGAATATAGGCAAGTATGGAACACAGTGATACTAGTTAACTTTATTGTAGACTTACTAGGCACCAGGCATTGTCCTAAGTAGCacttaatggcaacccacttcagtattcttgcctggagaatcccagggacgggggagcctggtgggctgccgtctatggggtcacacagagtcggagacgactgaagtgacttagcagcagcagcagcagcgcttaTAAAGGTGAACTTCTTAGAAGCAGTCATACTCCATATAGTCAAGCTAAGGCTCTCATAGCAATCAAAACCCAAAGTTAAAATGAACTTTTCATTATGTTACATagttattttcaaagaatttggTGGTGGAAGAACCAGGCAAATGTTCTGGTTTGCCCAGATTTTCTATCACTTTAACTCATTCCGGAAACCCCAGTGCAAAGCAAATGAGATATCCCAGAAGAAAAGATGTCCTAGATACTGACAAGTTTCTTCAAGGCACCTTTCACATTCCTGTTTTTCAGGCTATAGATGAAGAGGTTCATCATTTGAGGGACCATAGTGTACCTCATTGAAAGCACCATACTGTTTCTGGGAGAATTAGTAAAAGCAGAGCTAATGTACACACCAAAAGCTGTCCAATAAAATAAGGACACAATTGAGAGGTGAGACCCACAGGTGGAAAAAACTTTATACTTTCCACTTGCTGATGCTATTCTCAACACAGAGGACACTATCTGAATATAAGAGAAAATGATTCCACACACAGGAATACCACTTAACATGCTAGATGCAAAATATATCAGGATATTGTTGATGAGGGTATCAGAGCATGAAAGCTTGATGACCTGAACAACTTCACAGAATAAGAGGGGGATTTCAAGAGCTGCACAGAAGGACAGCTGCAAGAGCATCCGACTGTGGAGCAGGGCATCCACAATGATAgtaaacagagaaagaagaatcaaCAAGCAACAGAGACGAGAGTACACGATGACAGTGTACCTCAGTGGATGACAAACGGCCACATAGAGATCGTAGGCCATTGCTGAAAGAATACAACTATCCAAACTTGCCAACATCAGGACAAAGCGGACCTGCATGAGGCAGCCTGCATAAGCAATGCTTTGGTTCTGTGTGTGGATGTTCATCAGCATCTTTGGGATTGTGGTTGTGCTTAAACAGATGTCAGTAAAGGAGAGGTTGGAGAGGaggaagtacatgggggtgtggaggtgggggtcATAGTTGATGGCCAGCAGGATGATGAGCAGGTTTCCCAGCACAGTGACCAGGTACATGGACAGGAACAGGCTGAAGACAAGAGACTGCAGTTTTGGATCCTCTGTCACTTCCATGAGAAGAAATCCTGAAACACCTGTTTTGTTTCTGAGCTCCATGTTATTGATAAATCTGATGAAAAAGATgacatagaaaatgaaatatatcatCCCTAGACAAGCAGCAGGTCTATCACAAGAGGAAGAAACCaccctgggaagggaaggggactAACGGAGGGTGGTAAAAAAGGAAAGTCTTCTGATTCAAAATTTTCTGTTACTGTAAAAAGAACCTAAAGCTGATATAACAGTCAATAATCAAAATTAAATCTGGAAATGGTTAAGAGGGGACTGTTTTTTAAACTTGTATTagtctatctatgggattttcatGGTGGctcgcaggagacacaagttctatccctgctttgggaagattccctggagaaggaaatggcaacccactccagtattcttgcctgggaaatcacatgggcagaggagtctggtgggctatagtccatggagttgcaaaagagttacacaacttagcaactgagctgctgctgctaagtctgctgctgctaagtcgcttcagtcatgtttgactctgtgagaccccatagacggtagaccccgtagacggtagcccaccaggctctgccatccctgggattctccaggcaagaacactggagtgagttgccatttccttctccaatgcatgaaagtgaaaagtgaaagtgaagtcgctcagtcatgtccgactctttacgaccccatggactgcagcctaccaggctcctctgccaatggaattttccaggcaagagtactggagtggggtgccattgccttctccaagcaactgagcaacaacattcTATTGATATCTATGCTGGTctgattatttaaaacatttggtAATTTTATAAGAAGAAACAGACTAGGGGGACATTTGAAGATTCTGTCTGAATCCCCAGTGACCTCAGACTTAAACAACAGAGATAATTCCTAGGTGTGTCAAAGACCAGGAATGGGATGATAAGGTGAAATTTATCAACTTTTTTGCACACTTCTCATGttcaagaaacacagagaaatgtCAGACAATTCTTCAAAATCACCCTGATTGAGAATGGGCAACTTTCTACTCAGGAAGAAATGGTCCTTGTCATAGCAGAGAgtcagtaaaatattaataattgaaaGGTTTTTGAGTACTCATGCAAAGTACAAGGGAATATTGAAGACGATGACACAGTTCAGCAGGAGACCCATGGATAACTTAGTTGTGATCATCTAATATATGCACGCTCTTCACAGCTTCTCCTGGATGAACCTATTGCAAATGCTGGCTATAATTTCCAAACAGTGACAGAGGGAAGTTAGGTTACCTGGCTAACATCACAGTGGAACGATGCTTCACATGTCTGGTACAGAAGAGCTGTCCTTAGAAAGAACAGAAGGTCTGAGTGAGTCACCAGCTCCTGGACAAGAGGGATCTGTTATGAGGAGTCTCAGGTGTGCTGTTTCTTTTCTGAGAAAGAACTGTCGATTGAGATGGTCACAGGCAGATTGCAGTCTGGAACTCTGGAGATTCAATTTCCAAAGCTCCTCATTAACCAGTCAATTTATTGTCATTGTGATCCCAGGACAGTGCAAACCTGTAGGTCAAGACTcgacactgggacttccctggtggtatgaTGGATAATCTGTCTGCCAACGTGGGGGACTCAGGTTAGATCTCTGACCTGGTACAGTCCCACATGCCgctgagcaactaagtccatgcaccgtaactgctgaacctgtgctctagagcccatgagccacaactactgaagcccatgcgcccaGAGACtgtctgcagcaagagaagccaccgcaatgagaagcctgcgcgctGCAACAAAGAAGAGCTCCTGCTCGCCACTAGAGAAAgactgtgtgcagcaatgaagactctgTGAAAtcataagcaaacaaacaagtaaataaaaagacTCTACACTGGAGAAATTCAGGCTAAGTACAGACTACCCACTTTTCAACATCTGTACCTGCTCATGTCCATTCCTTAATTTTTCATAGGCTCATAAGCAGTTAAAAAGTCATGGTAAAACAATAGTGGGCAAGTATAATCTgagtacatttatttatatttatccatTATCTAATAGGTGGAGGTGGTACTCCACATTAATATTGATTAaactatttttcatctttaaggaATTCAATATTTTCAGGTATCTATGGATTTATCACTGCTACAATATGGCCTATGGTAACCTacaattttattgatatattgaAACTAACAAGAGAAAAGATGGCATTGGTAATGTCATCCCTTACCTTCTTAACATCATTTGCTTCAAACacataaaataacagaaaaatacaaatgatataaagatttaaaattttagctgccaagggcccaggtggAAATTTGCTATtgatacaatattgcttctgtttttatgtttttgttttttttgactgCAAGGCATGGGGGGGAATCTttgctccccgaccagggatcttACCACAGGAATCAAATCCTTATCTTTTCCGTAGACCTCATGGTCTCCATCTCTCGTGGAGATCCAACATGCCTCATAGgcaaaaaaagccaaaacatgaaacagaagcaatactgtaataaattcaataaagacttaaaaaataatgattctttaaaaatttcaaattaagaTTCTAAGAGATATTTCCACAactttggacatgagtttgagtaagctctggcagttggtggtggacagggaagcctggagtgctgcagtccatggggttgtaaagtcACACGTGAGACTAGCCGCAAGCCTCTGCCAGAACGTATGCCTGACTGCATGTACCCTCTTCTCTAAAATCATATGTAACACTGACCTTCCcctctacctctttggagcagtttctcagctatctgaaatgctgccTTCTGGGCTATACTTctcattttgtcccaaataaacCTTAACTCACACATACacccaaaaagagtcagacaggactgagtgactgaaccgaactgagcttgttcatgaaagtgaaagtggctcagttgtgtccggctctttgcaaccccctgtaCTGTACTgtactgtccgtggaattctccaggccaggatactggaatgggtaactgtttccttctccaggggatcttctcaatccagggatcaaactcaggtctcccatatggcaggcagattcttttgcagCTTTACCAGCTATACCAGCtttaccatcagggaagcccaagaatactggagtggatagcctgtccattctccagcggatttttccaacccaggaatcgaaccggggtctcctgcattgcaatcagattctttaccagctgagcatcCATAGTCACACAATTTATAATAATCAGGAGGTGGGAGCGAcccaatggatgaatggataaacaaaatgtgctatATACAGACAGTGGAAAATTATTCAGTCTTGGAAAGGGAAGAAATTTTGCCGtatgcaacaatatggatgagaATTGAGAATATTAGGCTAAGTGgaacaagccagtcacaaaaagacagatttcatttatatgaaccATCTGAAGCATTGAAATTCATACAAGTAGAAAATAGAACAGTAGTTATCTAGGTCTGTGAAGAGGCAGAAAAGGAGAATTCTTGTTTTAAGAGTATAGAGTTTCTGATTTGCAAGACTAAAATGTTCTTATGCTTAACACTACTAAACTGTGAGAAATGGTTCaggtggtaaattttatgttatgtgtatttaaacacaacaaaaaagaaaaaatattgtacatagatcaataaagcaaatatcgcAAAACATTAACTATTCAATGTAGGTGATGGGCAAATTGGTGTTCATTATatcattttttcaacttttctgtatgtttgaaaaacTTCACagtaagaaattgaaaaagacagaCTTCCCTTATGGTTCAGTAgttatgggttcaatccctggttgggaagctaagattctacattcttcacagccaaaaaaccaaaacattaaaaaaagagaagcaatattttaacaaatccaataaagacttttaaaaaatagttttcaaaaagacatttattgtatcattccatttatatgcaatgGCTAGAATAGAAACActtatagaaacagaaattagaCTACGGTTTGCCAGGGACTGAGGTCGGGGAGAGTTTGAGGTGATGAAAAACACGTGGAAACAAATCTTGGTGCTGACAGCATAACATGGTGAATGCAATTATACCACAaaactgcacacttaaaaatcattaagattggaaattttatgttatatattttactaaaattttaaaaatagactgaGCATGTAATAGGCATTTTCAATTCCTTTTATAGAATTTCAGTATCAATTTTCCCAATTTCAAAGTAGTAGATTAAATATTCTGACCTCATTATAATGAACCACCCATTGAAATTCTGGTCCTTGATTACCAGTGTTTTTACACTGCATCATAAGTTATCAGAGAAGCACTCAAGTTACCTTGACACAATGTACCTTGTGACTGTAATCAACAGAGTCCAAAGCTTCTCTGTTACcacaataaatttatttttagtagtCTAGTGAGCtagaataattaaaatgttttatattggCTCAGGGGTAAATAGAAGACCTAGCAACTGGAAAATAGAATTCATAAAGAAATCTATACATAAGTGGGCAATTTATACAGGTACATAAAAATGAGTTTGGATCCTGCTTAACATCAAAGGGAAAActaaattaatatttcaaatgtaaAAGCCAATACTGGGAATTCTTCAGACTGAAGTACTATTGTTTTCattcgaacccaagtctcctgcattgcaggtggattctttaccagctgagccactagggaagcccaagaatactggagtgggtagcctatcccttctccagggaatcttattGACCCATGAAtcaaacaagggtctcctgcattgcaggcagattctttaccagctgttgTTTTCATAAATAAGACCGGTTAAGTAATGCCATTATGTAAAGTATTAACAGCTATTAACTATGCAACTAAAATGAAGCACTTGTGTTCATACAAAACAAA
Proteins encoded in this window:
- the LOC105610505 gene encoding olfactory receptor 7G1-like; protein product: MELRNKTGVSGFLLMEVTEDPKLQSLVFSLFLSMYLVTVLGNLLIILLAINYDPHLHTPMYFLLSNLSFTDICLSTTTIPKMLMNIHTQNQSIAYAGCLMQVRFVLMLASLDSCILSAMAYDLYVAVCHPLRYTVIVYSRLCCLLILLSLFTIIVDALLHSRMLLQLSFCAALEIPLLFCEVVQVIKLSCSDTLINNILIYFASSMLSGIPVCGIIFSYIQIVSSVLRIASASGKYKVFSTCGSHLSIVSLFYWTAFGVYISSAFTNSPRNSMVLSMRYTMVPQMMNLFIYSLKNRNVKGALKKLVSI